The Mobula birostris isolate sMobBir1 chromosome 1, sMobBir1.hap1, whole genome shotgun sequence genome contains a region encoding:
- the dio2 gene encoding type II iodothyronine deiodinase: MGLLSVDLLIGLQILPGFFSNCLFLAAYDSVQLIKQVVGLLSGFGLSSGRARGQRMLTLPGLRSVWHCFQLDARKQVKQGGAAPNSRVVQVGTEGGGSCCRLLDLASPGRPLVVNFGSATUPPFVGTLPDFCRLAEEYAGAADFLVVYIGEAHPSDGWAASSPFQLPRHRSLAERLAAASLLLRHFRLDPWCRVAADSMEDGASQAYGVAFERFCVVQDGRVAHLGGMGPLYYSLAGVRSWLERHRGDKL, encoded by the coding sequence ATGGGCTTGTTAAGTGTGGACCTCTTGATCGGCCTGCAGATCCTGCCCGGGTTCTTCTCCAACTGCCTGTTCCTGGCCGCCTATGACTCAGTGCAGCTCATTAAGCAGGTAGTGGGCCTGCTGAGCGGCTTTGGCCTGTCTTCAGGCCGGGCCAGGGGCCAGAGGATGCTGACCCTGCCGGGCCTGCGCTCGGTTTGGCACTGTTTCCAGCTGGACGCACGCAAGCAGGTGAAGCAGGGCGGAGCAGCCCCCAACTCGCGAGTGGTGCAGGTGGGCACGGAGGGCGGGGGGTCCTGCTGCCGGCTGCTGGACCTGGCCAGTCCGGGCCGCCCACTGGTGGTCAACTTCGGCTCGGCCACGTGACCCCCCTTCGTGGGCACCCTGCCCGACTTCTGCCGGCTGGCCGAGGAGTACGCCGGGGCGGCGGACTTCCTGGTGgtctacattggtgaggcccaccCCTCCGACGGCTGGGCTGCCTCCTCGCCCTTCCAGCTGCCGCGACACCGGTCACTGGCCGAGCGCCTGGCAGCCGCCTCCCTCCTCCTGCGCCATTTCCGGCTGGACCCCTGGTGCCGGGTGGCGGCTGACTCCATGGAGGATGGGGCCAGCCAGGCCTACGGCGTGGCCTTTGAGCGCTTCTGCGTTGTGCAGGATGGCAGGGTGGCACACCTCGGAGGGATGGGACCCCTTTACTACAGCCTGGCTGGGGTTAGGAGCTGGCTGGAGCGGCACCGAGGGGACAAGCtgtaa